The proteins below come from a single Juglans regia cultivar Chandler chromosome 12, Walnut 2.0, whole genome shotgun sequence genomic window:
- the LOC108983230 gene encoding uncharacterized protein LOC108983230 — protein sequence MARSFFRKLLTYLSSDDELDAVINAEADGESSRHHGNRQRRKFIRRDHIQGHERLFRDYFSKNPVYPSNLFRRRFRMSHPLFLRILNEVEAYEPYFVQRRDNAGRLGLSSMQKITAALRMLAYGVTGDFMDEYIRIGESTAMESLKKFCKIIVTVFSDEYLRSPNANDIARLLVVGEQRGFPGMLGSIDCMHWKWKNCPAAWKGMYSGHIREPTIILEAVASYDLWIWHAFFGMSGSHNDINVLERSFIFTELAQGRAPSVNYTINGNDYTMGYYLADGIYPKWSTFVKTIPSPQGNKKKNFATAQESARKDVERAFGVLQQRFAIVRGPSRLFKVNDLTNIMKTCVILHNMIIEDERDDSQGLNMEYDQLDDDLPELSRNPTNEFINFIQRHHEIRDSSAHHQLQADLIEHHWQLYSQQ from the coding sequence ATGGCTCGTTCTTTCTTTCGCAAATtacttacatacttgtcatcTGATGATGAGCTGGATGCTGTTATTAATGCCGAGGCTGATGGAGAGTCATCGAGACATCATGGCAATCGCCAACGTCGTAAGTTTAttcggcgtgatcatattcaagggcatgagCGCCTTTTTCGTGactatttctcaaaaaatccaGTATATCCCTCCAATCTATTTCGAAGGAGATTTCGGATGAGTCATCCCTTATTTCTCCGTATCCTAAATGAGGTAGAGGCTTACGAGCCCTACTTCGTccagagaagagataatgccggaagacttggtttatcttctatgcaaaagataaccgCAGCACTTAGAATGCTGGCCTATGGGGTTActggagattttatggatgaatacatacgtattggagaaagcaccgcaatggagagtctcaaaaaattttgcaAGATAATCGTAACtgttttttcagatgaatatttgcggtctccaaatgccaatgatattgctcgatTGCTTGTTGTTGGTGAACAACGGGGATTCCCAGGAATGCTAGgaagcattgattgcatgcattggaagtggaaaaattgtCCCGCTGCCTGGAAAGGTATGTACTCTGGCCACATccgtgaaccaactattattttagaagcagttgcttcatatgatctctggatatggcatgcattttttggtatgtCCGGTTCACATAACGATATTAATGTGCTAGagagatcttttattttcacggAACTTGCCCAAGGGCGTGCTCCATCagtcaattacacaatcaatggcAACGACTACACTATGGGGTACTACCTTGCCGATGGTATTTATCCCAAGTGGTCAACGTTTGTGAAGACGATTCCATCACCCCAagggaataagaaaaaaaactttgccACAGCACAAGAATCTGCAAGAAAAGATGTCGAGCGTGCCTTCGGGGTACTTCAACAACGATTTGCAATCGTTCGTGGACCTTCTCGATTATTCAAAGTCAATGacctaacaaatataatgaaaacatgtgttattctacataacATGATCATTGAGGATGAGCGTGATGATAGTCAGGGTTTGAACATGGagtatgatcaacttgatgatgatCTTCCAGAATTGTCGCGCAATCCAACTAACGAGTTTATCAACTTCATTCAGCGCCATCATGAAATTAGAGACAGCTCGGCACATCATCAACTACAAGCAGACTTAATTGAACATCACTGGCAATTATATTCCCAACAATAG
- the LOC108988750 gene encoding chromo domain protein LHP1 isoform X2: MKAGGGGKKRNTDPEALAAPSEAASSGGGDSMAVPSGEKDQTQEEKVQRDELQDQEEREPSVAAVASAEEAEEDAEEEEDKVDEDEAPVDEDAAAERPKLDDGFYEIESIRRKRVRKPQYLIKWRGWPEAANTWEPLENLQSCSDVIYSFEESFRSGKHRKRKRKHGTPFTQPKKKQQRSSIAAYDLRGVEINVMTETGKSAPAPKSGLTNLHPVPQSAHEEDNNQEIETAMQTVVENGCGNICQQIDDRNNGKEYDPKLSELKTTVFTNEANLEKLAIHFEEGKASEGDGPVDGVPNVGCIEPFQSNRRTGAKRRKSGSVKRFKQESCLCEPVVAHNARTRSGGSGSRFQPPGTENPGYIGENPSSRNGVNGFKNASNITRIIKAIGYSASVSNNIQDVSVTFTAIRSDGTEVTVDNKFLKANDPLLLINFYEQHLRYTPSVDRCIDGE; encoded by the exons atgaaagcaggaggaggaggaaagaAGAGGAACACTGACCCCGAGGCATTGGCTGCTCCAAGTGAAGCTGCTTCTTCTGGTGGTGGTGACTCAATGGCGGTGCCTTCGGGTGAAAAGGATCAGACCCAGGAGGAGAAAGTGCAAAGGGACGAGCTTCAGGACCAAGAGGAAAGAGAGCCTTCTGTTGCTGCCGTCGCTTCTGCTGAAGAGGCAGAAGAAGACGCCGAGGAGGAAGAAGATAAGGTTGATGAGGATGAAGCCCCTGTTGACGAAGACGCTGCGGCTGAGCGTCCCAAGCTCGACGACGGATTCTACGAAATTGAGTCCATTCGCCGCAAAAGGGTTCGCAAG CCTCAGTATCTAATCAAATG GCGTGGATGGCCGGAGGCAGCAAACACCTGGGAGCCGTTGGAGAATCTCCAGTCATGCTCTGATGTTATTTATTCATTTGAAGAAAG TTTTCGATCGGGAAAGCATCGGAAACGCAAGCGCAAGCATGGGACTCCTTTTACTCAACCTAAGAAGAAGCAGCAGCGTTCTTCCATTGCTGCGTATGATTTAAGAGGTGTAGAAATAAATGTTATGACTGAAACTGGGAAATCTGCCCCTGCCCCCAAATCAGGCCTTACCAATCTTCATCCTGTCCCTCAATCTGCTCATGAAGAAGATAATAATCAGGAAATTGAAACTGCCATGCAAACAGTTGTTGAGAATGGTTGTGGGAATATTTGTCAGCAAATTGATGACAGAAATAATGGAAAGGAATATGATCCCAAGCTTAGTGAGCTTAAAACAACTGTGTTTACCAATGAGGCCAACCTGGAAAAACTTGCAATACATTTCGAAGAAGGCAAAGCTTCAGAGGGTGATGGCCCTGTAGATGGGGTACCCAATGTTGGTTGCATCGAACCATTTCAGAGCAATCGCCGTACTGGTGCTAAGAGAAGGAAGTCTGGTTCTGTGAAGAGGTTTAAACAAGAGTCATGCTTGTGTGAACCCGTTGTTGCGCATAATGCAAGAACTAGAAGTGGTGGCTCTGGCAGTAGATTTCAGCCACCAGGGACTGAAAATCCTGGTTACATTGGGGAGAATCCAAGTAGCAGGAATGGGGTTAATGGTTTCAAAAATGCATCTAATATCACCAGGATTATCAAGGCCATAGGCTATTCAGCTTCTGTATCAAACAATATCCAGGATGTGTCAGTAACCTTTACGGCTATAAG
- the LOC108988750 gene encoding chromo domain protein LHP1 isoform X1 gives MKAGGGGKKRNTDPEALAAPSEAASSGGGDSMAVPSGEKDQTQEEKVQRDELQDQEEREPSVAAVASAEEAEEDAEEEEDKVDEDEAPVDEDAAAERPKLDDGFYEIESIRRKRVRKGQPQYLIKWRGWPEAANTWEPLENLQSCSDVIYSFEESFRSGKHRKRKRKHGTPFTQPKKKQQRSSIAAYDLRGVEINVMTETGKSAPAPKSGLTNLHPVPQSAHEEDNNQEIETAMQTVVENGCGNICQQIDDRNNGKEYDPKLSELKTTVFTNEANLEKLAIHFEEGKASEGDGPVDGVPNVGCIEPFQSNRRTGAKRRKSGSVKRFKQESCLCEPVVAHNARTRSGGSGSRFQPPGTENPGYIGENPSSRNGVNGFKNASNITRIIKAIGYSASVSNNIQDVSVTFTAIRSDGTEVTVDNKFLKANDPLLLINFYEQHLRYTPSVDRCIDGE, from the exons atgaaagcaggaggaggaggaaagaAGAGGAACACTGACCCCGAGGCATTGGCTGCTCCAAGTGAAGCTGCTTCTTCTGGTGGTGGTGACTCAATGGCGGTGCCTTCGGGTGAAAAGGATCAGACCCAGGAGGAGAAAGTGCAAAGGGACGAGCTTCAGGACCAAGAGGAAAGAGAGCCTTCTGTTGCTGCCGTCGCTTCTGCTGAAGAGGCAGAAGAAGACGCCGAGGAGGAAGAAGATAAGGTTGATGAGGATGAAGCCCCTGTTGACGAAGACGCTGCGGCTGAGCGTCCCAAGCTCGACGACGGATTCTACGAAATTGAGTCCATTCGCCGCAAAAGGGTTCGCAAG GGTCAGCCTCAGTATCTAATCAAATG GCGTGGATGGCCGGAGGCAGCAAACACCTGGGAGCCGTTGGAGAATCTCCAGTCATGCTCTGATGTTATTTATTCATTTGAAGAAAG TTTTCGATCGGGAAAGCATCGGAAACGCAAGCGCAAGCATGGGACTCCTTTTACTCAACCTAAGAAGAAGCAGCAGCGTTCTTCCATTGCTGCGTATGATTTAAGAGGTGTAGAAATAAATGTTATGACTGAAACTGGGAAATCTGCCCCTGCCCCCAAATCAGGCCTTACCAATCTTCATCCTGTCCCTCAATCTGCTCATGAAGAAGATAATAATCAGGAAATTGAAACTGCCATGCAAACAGTTGTTGAGAATGGTTGTGGGAATATTTGTCAGCAAATTGATGACAGAAATAATGGAAAGGAATATGATCCCAAGCTTAGTGAGCTTAAAACAACTGTGTTTACCAATGAGGCCAACCTGGAAAAACTTGCAATACATTTCGAAGAAGGCAAAGCTTCAGAGGGTGATGGCCCTGTAGATGGGGTACCCAATGTTGGTTGCATCGAACCATTTCAGAGCAATCGCCGTACTGGTGCTAAGAGAAGGAAGTCTGGTTCTGTGAAGAGGTTTAAACAAGAGTCATGCTTGTGTGAACCCGTTGTTGCGCATAATGCAAGAACTAGAAGTGGTGGCTCTGGCAGTAGATTTCAGCCACCAGGGACTGAAAATCCTGGTTACATTGGGGAGAATCCAAGTAGCAGGAATGGGGTTAATGGTTTCAAAAATGCATCTAATATCACCAGGATTATCAAGGCCATAGGCTATTCAGCTTCTGTATCAAACAATATCCAGGATGTGTCAGTAACCTTTACGGCTATAAG